AGCGTGGCGAGCCTCTTCGGCGGCGGGATGAACAAGAACCTCAAGGTCGTCGTTGATAACATTATCGGCGTCAGGGTGGGCGCGACCAGCATCGATGGCCTGCGTATCAAGGGTGGCGGCGGGGGTGGCGCGGGCTCCATGGACGTGGTGGGCATCGGCGTGGTGGGCACCAAGGGCCGTGGCGGTGGCATGGGCGGCTATGGCAGCAGTGTCGGCGGCCTCGGCGGCACCAAGCAGAGCGTGGAAGTGGGCATCGCGGCCGAGGAGGCCACGGTGGGCGGCTCGCTCGACAAGGAACTCGTGCGTCAGGTCATCCAGCGCAACCGCGGGCAGATCCGCTTCTGCTACGAAAGCCTGCTCAACCGCTTCCCCAAGCTGGGCGGCAAGGTGGCCATCCGCTTCACCATCGCCACCGAGGGCAACGTCGTCACCTCCTCCGTGGCCCAGTCCACGGCGGGTAACTCCGAGCTGGAGCAGTGCGTGTCCGGCCGCGTGCGCTCCTGGACGTTCCCCAAGCCCCAGGGCGGTGGCTCGGTGGTCGTCACCTACCCGTTCATCTTCAAGGCGTCCGGAGAGTAATCAGCATGGGCAGGCTCATACCTGCACGCCATGCGCGAAGGCCATCGCGCGCGCTCCACGCCGCGAAGAGGGCGCGAGGAGCGCGCGCCGCGGCTTCAGGCCGGGGGGGCGGCGGGCGGGAAGAGCCGGGCCATCCACGCGCGCCACGACGCCTCCGCGTGCGCCTTGGCCCCGGGCGCCTGCTCGCCGAACAGGAAGTAACGGACGGTCAGGAAGACCTGACCGCCCATCTCGAGCGGGAAGAGGTGGGCCAGGCCAGGGGCCGGCGTGTCGAGCCGGAGGAGCAGCTCGGGCCATTCGGACGGGCCGGACGACTCCACGACGCCCCCCAGGGCGGGCACGCCCTCGGGAGCGCGCACCCGGGTGCCAACGGTGGCCCCCGCGAGGCCGAGCGGACGGGTGAGGGCCTCCCACGCCACGGCCTTGGGCCCGGAGGTGATGCCCATGAGTTGGAACGACGCGGCGCGCTGGCCCGGGAAGTGGGCGAGGTAGGCGCGCAGGAGCCGGAAGAAGGCGCGCCAGCCGTGCACGTGGCCCTCGAACTGGCCATCCCAGTCATCGGTGCTCGCGAACCAGCGGTGCACCACGCGCACGACGCAGGTGTCCCCCGAGCGCGTCTCCACGGACCATTCGGTGGCCACCGGGCCGGGACCCTCCTGGGGGGCTTCGGCGACGAAGCGGTGGGGCGGCTCCCACGTGGTGATCTTCGCCACCGAGTCCATGCTGGAGTCCTCGGCGAAGTGGGAGACGGTCGTGCCGCCCGCGCGCTCCTCGAGCTCGGTGGGAACGAACCAGGCGGAGATGCCAGGGCCCGTGGCGATGGCCCGCCAGACGGCCTCGGGGGTGCCGGGGACCTCGACCTCGGCCTGGACGGAGCGGTGTCCGGATGCGTCCTTCTTCACGGTCATGCGGTTTCCTTCGTGGGAGTGGGGAGGGGGTGGGCGGCGAGCACCACGCGATGGGGGCGGCCCCCGGGCGCCGAGGCGTCGTGGTAGCGCGCGGCCAGCGCCGTGACGGCCTGGGTGAGCTCGTGGGTGAAGGCGGCGCGCTCGGCGGGCGAGCGGAAGCGGATCTCCGTGTCGATGGCCAGGGTGGCCAGGGCCTTGTTCGCCTCCCGGGCCCGGTGCCAGAGCGAGCCGACCTCGCGCACGAGGCGGGCTCCCAGCGCGATGAGGTAGCTCGCGGACAGGCGGTCCGCGGTGCGCTCCGGATCCGCGGCGATCGGGCCCAGCGCGCCCGGGGACACGACGTAGGAGGACGCGGTCGCCACGAGCAGGCGCTCCGTCAGCCCACCCCACTGCCGCTCCTCGGCGAGGCGCACCAGCTTGTGCTCCTCGAGCGCCCGCAGGTGGTAGTTCACCTTCTGCCGGGCCATCCCCACGCGCGTGGCGAGCGTCGCGGCGGAGGCGGGGGTGACCAGATGCGCCAACAGCTGGCTCTTGACGGCGTCGAGCGCCACCGCCGCGGCCTCTGGCTCCTCGATGACTTCCACGTCGAGCATGGGCCCATGAAGCCTTTGACAACTTTTTTTGTCAATATCCTCGCCGTGCCAGATGAATGGCCGGAGGAGCCCGCGCGGGCCCCGGTGTCACCAGGGCCCGCCGCCCTTTGCTGGGGGACTCCCAGGGCTCGAAGTACACCTCGGCGGTGGTCGCGCTCTGGTCACGCGCATGTCTCCCTATCTGTACGCCAGGCCTGGGGTGGCTGTCTGCGCAGCCACCCCAGACGGTGCACGGCTCAGCTCACTGAATGCTGGTGACGATCTGCGTCTCGCACGTGGTTGGGTTGATGACGGAGTTGACCGTGTCGACCGTACAGACGGCGCCGCCGTAGGTGCCGGAGAAGACCTGCGCCGAGCAGGAACCGCCTACGTCGCTGACCTCCACCCGCCAGACACATGTCTTCGCGCCGGCCGGGTTCGCCGGATCGACCGTCCAGTAGTACTGCTGGGCCACCAGCGGCGTGGGGGCGGGGGCGCTGACCTGGAACCCGCCATAGGTGGCGGTGGGCACGGGGTAGGGGTTGAACACGCCGTTGAGCGTCCCCGTCAACACCTGGATGCCCAGGGAGATGTTGGCGCCGGTCTGGTTGAGGACCAGGAGGTTCTCCAGGGCGGGGGCGACGGACGCCACCGTCCCGTTGCGCAGCACGGGAATCTGGACCACTTCCTCCCGGACGGTGACGAACTCGTCACGCTGGGAGAGGAGGTCCAGGAAGAATCCGGACTCAACCTCCCCGGCGAACGCGATCGACGGCGTGAGGGACAGCAGCGAGGCAGCCAGGAAACGCTTCACGTTCCTCGTCATGGACTTCTCCTGATTGGTTTGTACAGGGGTTGGCCGAAGCCAATGCCTCACTAGCACTGCCAGTCACAAGATTTCAAATCAAAACTTTATTTCAAGGTATTTCCTGCAAAGCTGGATGATTGCATCCCGGGCGTGCTCATGGCTGCGGCTGTCTGGATGAACTCGTCCATGGCTCGGTGGGAGTGGACGAAAACGTCCAGGTGGCATCATCGCTCCTCCGCCATTGTCCTATGGTGGACTCCTGTTTCCCAGGGAGGTCCATACGATGAGGCTGTCACCGCAACGCAAGAAGGGGATCACGGAGCTGTGGGTCGCGAGCCTGCTGCTGTCGTCACTGGCGGGGACGTCCGCGCTCGCGGCCTACGTCCCGCCCGCGGATCAGGGCGTGGGCGTTCCACCTCCCACGCTGGCGAGCAAGGCCCGGGGATTGACGGCCGATGGCAGCAACAACGACGTCGGCTACTGCCATGCCGGCTACTGCATCTCCTCGGTTTCGAGCACCTACTACAACGCCAGGAAGATCCAGTTCAACGTGGACCTGATCACCCACCGCGACGACCCCAACCTGCACCAGGTGTTGGCCCGGGCGTTTCATCCGTACTACGTCACCAGGGACGAGAACTTCAGCGCCAATGATTGTCTTGGCGGCTGGCGGCTGTGCAATCCGAAGGCGGTCTACGACATGGAGGTGCGGACGATCAGCTCCTGCTCGGGCATGCCCACGGACTGCATCACGCAGGCCTGGACCTTCCAGATGCTGCACTCGTACCTGTGGGGCAACCAGGTCGCCGGCTCGTCCGATCACTGTGGGGACGCCGAGGGAAACATCGTGGTGATCCGCGTGGATCCGGCCGATCCGACCATCGCCTATGTCTGGTATGTGAAGGCCCGGGACGACGGCTATACCGTGCATGCCAGCAACCTGGACTTCACCGGGGCCCATCCCCAGTTCGCGAACAACCGGGACGGCTGTGGAATCAGTGGCTGCATGGGCTCGCACCACAAGCAGTACGCCCGGCGGACCAACGATGACGACGCACACGGCTGGACGGTGGACAACACCCTCGTCTTCTTCCACCCGGGCCTCGAGTACGACTACAAGCGGGAGGTGAACCCCGCGCTCACCTGCGAGATGCCCTACCATGGCTATCGTTGCAACGTGACCTCGAATGACAAGCACGACAACGACGACGCGCGCTGCAACCGCAGCGGCTACACCCAGACGCTCATCCAGAGCACGAACACGGCGGGCAGTAGTGGCCCCTGGGGCGCGAACAAGTCGGGCGCGGGGGCGTTCTACGGCGGCTACCTGAACTTCTGCCCGCTCACCAGTGACAGCACCTCCGGATGGGGCATCGGGCTGAACGCCAGCTGGACCTACGGGGATTCGGACGTCAAGGCTGGACACCCCAAGGGGACGCGCCAGTAGCTGGAAGATTTCCATACGCCAGGGGCGCCCTCCCGCCAGGTCCTGAACCCGACAGGAGAGCAGGCTGAGTAGTTCCACGGTTGGCAGGCAAGCAGGCGCATGCAGAGGCCACGCGCTCCTGGTGGCGAGGGGCATTCATACTTTAGGGCCATGGCCGAGAGCGGGACAGACACATCGGAGAGGAGGCGTCTGTGCGACTTCATCCGGGAAAACCGGCCCGGCATCCTGGCGGAGTGGGAACGGGAAGTGCGCGACCATCCCTGCTCGCAGGGCCTCTCCCGCCCTCGGCTCATCAATCACCTTCCCGACCTGCTCGAGCGGGTGTCGAACATGGTGGAGACGGTCCACACGGGCCAACACGAAACGCTGGCGGGGGTGCCAGAGGTCCATGCCCTGGACCGGCTGGAGGCGGGCTACGACCTGGAGCAAGTGGCCCACGAGTACGCCCTGCTGCGAGCGTGCATCCTCCGGCTCTACGAAGCACATGCCAAGAGCGTGGGGACGGGGAACCTGGTGGCCACGCTGGCGGAGGTGCGGCGCTTCAACGAGACATTCGACGAGGCCTTGTCCACCGCCGTGTCCCGTTACGCCCAGACCCGTGCGCGTACCCTGGCGGCCCTGGACCGCATCTCCCAGGCGGCCCTCGGACAGGGGAACGTGAACGACTTCCTGCCCAGGCTGCTGCGCGTCATCCTCGAAAGCACGGAGTCGGTGGATTCGGTCATCCTGCTGCTGCGCGAGGGGAACACCCTGCGCGTGCGCGCCGCCGTGGGAGTGGAAGAGGAAGTGCCCGCTGATTTCAGTCTCCAGGTGGGTGAGGGCTTCACCGGGAAGGTGGCCGCCGAGGGGCGCCCACTGGAATTGCACTCGGCGGCCACGGATCCGCTGGTGAAGAACCCGGTCGTTCGCGCCCGGGGCGTCCAGGCTCTCTACGGAGTGCCGTTGTCCTACGAGGGGCAGGTCATCGGCGTGGCCAAGATGGGCAGCCTGTCGGCCTCCACGTTCTCCAACGAAGACAAGCTGCTCTTCCGGGTGATGGTGCAGCGCATCTCGTCCCTGCTCTTCCAGGTCCGCCTCCAAGAGCGAGATCAGGTCCAGACGCGCCTGTTGGATGCCATCCTCGTCCAGCTCCCGGTGGGGGTCGTGGTGGTCGAGGCCCCCTCGGGTCGCGTGCTCCTCGGCAACGCGGCCTTCGTGCGCCTCTGGCGGCATCCCGTCATCTACTCGTCCGACGTCGCGGGCTACCGCGAGTATCGGGGCTTCCACGCGGACGGTCGCCCCTTCGAGCCGCACGAGTGGCCCGTCGCGCGCGCCCTCAAGGGGGAGGTGGTGCACGACATGGAGATCGGCATCTTGCGTGGCGATGGCACGCGCGGGGTGACGATTCAAAGCTCCGCCCCCATCCGCGACGCCGAGGGCCGCATCATCGCGGCGGTGGTCACCACGGTGGACATCACCGACCGCAAGGCCGCCGAGGAGCAGCAGCGCCGGATGGTCGAGTTCCGCGAGCGTTTCCTGGGCATCGTCAGCCACGACCTGCGCAACCCGCTCAACGCCGTCCTGTTCTCCGCCAAGGCGCTGATGCAATCCGAGAGCGTGATGAAGGAGCAGGTGAAGAACGTCCGCCGCATCCTCGGCAGCACCGAGCGCATGACGCGGATGATCACCGACCTGCTCGACTACACGCGAGGGCGGTTGGGTGGAGGCATTCCCATCACCGCCGAGCCCGTCAATCTCCGCCATCTCTGCCACCACGTCCTGGAGGAACTGGAGACCAGCCACCCGGGATGCGAGCTGCGGCTGGAGGCCTCAGGCGACTTCGAGGGTGAATGGGACCCCGACCGACTCGCGCAAATGGTGGGCAACCTCGGCAAGAACGCGCTCGACTACAGCCCCGAGGACACGCCCGTGAACCTCGTGCTGCACGACGAAGGCGACACCGTGGGCCTGGAGGTCCACAACCAGGGCGCCCCCATTCCATCCGACCAGCTCCCGCACATCTTCGAGCCCTTCCGGCAGGCCACCACGGACAGGAGGCCTCCCACCTCCGGGCTCGGGCTGGGGCTCTTCATCGTCGAGCAGATCGTCCACGCCCACGGCGGAACCATCACCGTCCACTCCACCCAGGCGGAGGGGACCACGTTCTCCGTGAAGCTGCCCCGACGCTCCCCGAAGAGTCCGACCGCGATCGCGAGCACAGGCGCCTCACCCTGCTCGAAGTGACACACCGCCGCCCATCCGACACGTCTACCGCGCCCCCACCTCATGTCCAGCGGCCACGAGCCCGGTGGCGAGCACCGTGGCGACACGGCCCGGGCCCAGAATGCCAATGCGATTCATCCGATGTTCTCCGTTCAGGGAAGGGGGCCCAGGGTCAGGCGATGGTGGACAGCACCTCGACCGAGGCGGCATGCAGAGCGGACGCGGTGGCCAGGAAGTCGCGGCTCGTGAAGCTCCACGGGCGGCCGTGGGTGTCGGAGATCCGGCCGCCGGCCTCCTCGACGAGGAGGGCTCCCGACAGCAGTCCGGAGAGGACCTGGCTGTACTGCCAGAAGGCCTCCATCGAATGTGAGCAAACGCTCTCTTTCACTACTCGCTTTCGCCCATGGCCTCCCGAACCACTCCCCACCCGCTCGAGCCGAGGAAGAAACCCGGTCAGGCCCGCTCGGCGGCGACCGTCGCGGCCGTGCTCGAAGCCGCTGCTCGCATTCTGGAGACCGAGGGCTTCGAGGGGTACACCACCAACGCCGTGGCCCGGCGTGCCGGCATCAGCATCGGCTCGCTGTACCAGTACTTTCCCAGCAAGGACGCCATCACCAAGGCGCTGATGCTCCGGGAGACGACCCAGCTCCTGGCGGATGTCGCCGCCATCCATACGGACGCGGGCGGGCGCGCGGGCCTCGAGCGGCTCATCGCGGTGGCCGTTGCCTATCAGTTCCGGCGTCCGGCCCTCGCGCGGCTGCTGGACATGGAGGAGCGCCGTCTGCCCGTTGGGGAAGAGGTGCGGCGCATTGGCGAGCAGCTGCTCCTCACCGTCCAGCGGTGTCTCGACGCGCCGGACCTCGCGGGCACGTTCCGCTCACCGTTCGCCGCCGAGGATCTCCTGGCGATCGTGAAGGGCCTCGTCGACGCCGCGGGGGACCGGGGCGAGATGCTGGCGCTGGCACGGCCCGAGGTGAAGGAGCTCTTCCCGGGACTCTGGGCGAAGCGCCTGCAGGAGGTGCTGCTCCACGGCCTGAGCCCCAAGGCCTGCGCCCGGCTGGTGCGTGAGGTGTTGGGGCCCCAGGTGCCCGAGCGCGTGGCGCGGCGTGCGGTGGAGCAGTCGGACGGCAATGCACTCTTCCTGGAGGAGCTCATCCGCATGGCGGCGGAAGGGCGCGGGGATGAGGCACCGGAGACGGTGCTGGCGGTGCTCCAGGCCCGCTTGATGCGGATGGATCATGGGGTACGCCAGGTGCTGCTGGCTGCCAGCATCTTCGGCCGCGTCTTCTGGCCGGAGGGAGTGGGTGAGCTGTTGAGGGGCCAGACAGAGCAGGCACTGTTGGAGCAGCACCTGCGATGGCTGGTGGAGCAGGAGGTCATCGAGCCGATGCCCGACAGCCGCTTCCCCTCCGTGACCGAGTACCGTTTCCGTCACGCGCTGGTGCGGGATGCGGCTTACGGCCTGGTGCCCGACAGTCACCGGCCCATGGGTCACCAGCTCGCGGGGACTTGGTTGGAGCGGATGCTCGAACCCGATGCGCTGGTGCTTGCCACGCACTTCCAGTGGGGGCAGCGGCCAGAGCGCGCTGCCTCCTTCTACACCCGGGCCGCTGAGCGGCTCTTCGAGAGGAACGATCTGCAGGGGACGTTGCGGTGCGTGGAGTCGGCCCTGGCCTGTGGCGCGAGCGGCGAAGCCTTGACCCGGCTGCGTGCGCTCCATGCCATGGTGTTCTTCTGGATGGTTCAGCTGCCCAGGGCCCTGGAGTGCGGTATCCCGGCATTGGCCGGGTTGAAGGCGGGCAGCCCCCTGTGGTGCAGGTTGATCGGGAACCTGATCGTCGGGAGCTCCATCTCCGGACATCCGGAGCAGTCGGCCAGCCTGTGCGAAACGTTGGTCCACACCCCTCCGGTGCGTGAGGGCCCGCGCCAGCGACCTCCCCGAAGCCGAGGCCCGAGAGCGCTTCCTGCACCAGGTGCCCGAGAACGCCCGGACGCTGGAGCTGGCCCGCCAGCGTTGGGGCGAGAGCGCGGCTTAACTCCGTGTAGCCCACGGACATGGACGCCTCCGTTGATGGGTGCGCCGGAGCCATGCCACGTCTCCGAGGCCGACGGGAGAGGTGGTGTTGAGGCTCAAGCAGCCACAGCCAACAGGCCCACACCCCCCTGTCGCCCCCTCCAGAGAGGGCGGACCAGACAGGCGTGTACCCCAAGAGGGCTCCACCCAGAGTGCACCGGCATGGCTCACATTGCCCCCATTCCTCTCATGATCGGGCTGACGACAACACGCATCGTTGAGCGGCACCTGGGGTGCCTCGCAAGGCGGTGTCTGTCTACTCGTCCACGCTGGTGGGCGCGCGCTTCTTCTCGACGATGGGCACGTAGCAGCGTCCTTCGTGCTCATAGAAATCCTCGCACGGCGCGGTGCGCTTCATCTCTTCCCAGCACGCGTCGTTGAGCAGCACTTGGGGCAGGGTGCACGGCGGCGCCGCTTGGCCCTTCATCCGCTTGCTGGGCATCTTCTTGGCCACCACCCCGGCGTCGCCCTGGCCGGTGAGGATCCACTCCGGCACCTCCGTGTCCTCCACCTCCATCTCCGCGTGCGGGGCCGGGCCCTCGCTGAGCGTGAGCACGCCCCAGATGGCGATACCCATGGCGATCGCCCCCACGGCGCGCGGGGCCCACGTTGGAGGCGCGTGCCACGCCGCGCGAGCCACTCGACCTCGAGTGGGTGCAACCCGCGGCACGACACGCAAGGCCACCCGGAAGGGCACCACGGTGCCCAACTGCCTTGCGCACTCGACGGAGAAGAGGATGAGTCTCAGCCTGCCAAGCCCTTGTTGCCTGGCGCTGATGAAGACGCGGGCCCACTCCCACCTTTTCTTTGGAGTCATGTTGGCGAGGTGACTTAGCGTGTAGTGCGAGCCGGCGTCCACGGTCCACGCTCTCGGACACCGGCACTCAACAGACGGGATCGCTCGGGTCGGTGTGTTTCAGCAACTCGGAGGGGTCGAGCCTCGCGTCCTACTCGTCGAAGCGGACGCGGAGCCGCCCCGCATCCCGTGTGACGCGCAGGTTCCGGTAGCGGCTCAAGTAGGCGAGTCCGACGAGCGCCGCGGCGAAGCCCGCGCTCGCGCCGACGCCGAGGGCCCACCGGGGGCTGAAATGGTCCGCGACCCAGCCGACGATGGGCGCGCCGAGGGGCGTGCTGCCCAGGGCGATGGCCAGGAGGATGGCCAGGAGGATGGCCACCACCCGGCCCCGCATGTTCGGCTCGGTGGCGAGCTGGACCAGGCTGTTGGTCGAGGTGGTGAAGGTCTGCGCGGACAAGCCGATGAGGACGAGCGTGGCGCCGAAGAGCCCGTAGCTGGGCATGAGCGCCGCGAGCGCGCAGCCGGAGCCGAAGACCAGGGCGCCGGACAAGAGCAGCGTGAGGCGGGGTTTCACCCGCCGGGCGGCGAGGAGCGCACCCGTGACCGAGCCAATCGCCATGATCGACGTCAGGAGCCCGAACTGTCCTGCTCCGGCGTGAAAGACGGAGACCGACATGGTGGAGATGAAGATGGGGAAGTTGAGCCCGAAGGTGCCGATCAGGAAGAGCATGAGCAGGATGGCTTTCAGATCGGGGCGCTTCCAGACATAGACGAAGCCCTCGGCCAGACCCGCCCGGGACTGCGCGGCGCGTCCTCCCCGATGCAACTCATCGACGCGAAGCAGCGCCAGCGCGCCAATGCTGCCCAGGAAGGAGGCCGCGTTGAGCAGGAACACCCAGCCAGAGCCCACCGAGGAGATGAGGACACCCGCCAGGGCCGGGCCCAGCATCCGCGCGGCGTTGAACGAGGTGGAGTTCAGCGCCACGGCGTTGGGGAGATCCGCTTCGCCCACCAGCTCCGAGACGAAGGTCTGACGCGCGGGGGCGTCGAACGCGGCGACACCTCCCAGCAGGAGCGCGAACCCATACACGTGCCACAACCGGACGAGGCCCGTGATCGTGAGGACGCCCAGACCCAGGGCCAGTACGCCCAGGGCCGACTGCGTGGCGAACAGGAGCTTGCGTTGGTCGAGGTGATCCGCCGCGAAACCCGTCAAGGGCAGCAGCACCAGCTGCGGTCCGAACTGCAGCGCCATGACCACACCCACGGCGGTCGCGTTGCGCTCCGTCAATTGGGTGAGGACGATCCAGTCCTGGGCGGTGCGCTGCATCCACGTTCCCACGTTGGACACCAGCGCTCCACCGGCCCACAACCGGTAGTTGGGGTTCTTCAGCGAGCGGAAGGTGCTGCTCATGTGGAGGGCGTGCCCCTCGGAGGCTCGTTGCCTCCGTTGAACCGTCCGAACCGTCGGGCGAGCCACACGGACCCGGCCACCGCCGGCAGCCCCGCGAGCGCGACATGTCCCAGGTCACGCGGCTCGAACGCGCCCACGTGGAACAAGAGGAGATAGCCCACCGAGGCGTTGAACGCTCCCCACAGCACGTTCACCGTGGAGGACGACAGCCCTTCTCCCCGAGGCTTGGCGAACGGGCTTTGAAATGGCCTGCCCATCACTCCGCTCACCCAGTGGGGAATCGCGTTCGCCAGGAACAGTCCCCCGAAGCCATAGGCGACACCATGAGACCAGGGCATTCCAACGCTCCTTTCGTGGAGTGGCTTGGCGACGGGCCTCCGAATTCATGGACCCGTCCAGCAATCATGGACAATTCATAGAGGGGTCCATGATTTCCGTCAAGGCGATGGGGGAGGGGTTGCGTGCGCCTCGCCTCTCGACTACAGGTGCGTGCGTGGCCCGACGCGATCCGGAAGAATTCCTCGAAAGACTCAGTGCCCTGTCACAGGGTTTGAGGTTGGTTGCCGCGCGGGAGTACGCCACCTTCGAGGTCGGCAGCACCCAGGCCAAGTTCCTGCGCTACATCGGCCGGCATGGCCGCATCTCCCAGGCCGAGCTCGCACGGGCCACGGGGACGGATCCGACGCTCACCGGACGCGCGCTCGAGACGCTG
Above is a window of Cystobacter fuscus DNA encoding:
- a CDS encoding winged helix-turn-helix domain-containing protein; protein product: MLDVEVIEEPEAAAVALDAVKSQLLAHLVTPASAATLATRVGMARQKVNYHLRALEEHKLVRLAEERQWGGLTERLLVATASSYVVSPGALGPIAADPERTADRLSASYLIALGARLVREVGSLWHRAREANKALATLAIDTEIRFRSPAERAAFTHELTQAVTALAARYHDASAPGGRPHRVVLAAHPLPTPTKETA
- a CDS encoding MarR family winged helix-turn-helix transcriptional regulator, with the protein product MISVKAMGEGLRAPRLSTTGACVARRDPEEFLERLSALSQGLRLVAAREYATFEVGSTQAKFLRYIGRHGRISQAELARATGTDPTLTGRALETLIERGWVRRERSEEDRRQYVLELAEAGQRARRRVEDTRRRISVRLVAELDERDFEDFDRIMKKLLATLEESLEARSKP
- a CDS encoding TetR/AcrR family transcriptional regulator yields the protein MASRTTPHPLEPRKKPGQARSAATVAAVLEAAARILETEGFEGYTTNAVARRAGISIGSLYQYFPSKDAITKALMLRETTQLLADVAAIHTDAGGRAGLERLIAVAVAYQFRRPALARLLDMEERRLPVGEEVRRIGEQLLLTVQRCLDAPDLAGTFRSPFAAEDLLAIVKGLVDAAGDRGEMLALARPEVKELFPGLWAKRLQEVLLHGLSPKACARLVREVLGPQVPERVARRAVEQSDGNALFLEELIRMAAEGRGDEAPETVLAVLQARLMRMDHGVRQVLLAASIFGRVFWPEGVGELLRGQTEQALLEQHLRWLVEQEVIEPMPDSRFPSVTEYRFRHALVRDAAYGLVPDSHRPMGHQLAGTWLERMLEPDALVLATHFQWGQRPERAASFYTRAAERLFERNDLQGTLRCVESALACGASGEALTRLRALHAMVFFWMVQLPRALECGIPALAGLKAGSPLWCRLIGNLIVGSSISGHPEQSASLCETLVHTPPVREGPRQRPPRSRGPRALPAPGARERPDAGAGPPALGRERGLTPCSPRTWTPPLMGAPEPCHVSEADGRGGVEAQAATANRPTPPCRPLQRGRTRQACTPRGLHPECTGMAHIAPIPLMIGLTTTRIVERHLGCLARRCLSTRPRWWARASSRRWARSSVLRAHRNPRTARCASSLPSTRR
- a CDS encoding NAD(P)-binding domain-containing protein — translated: MNRIGILGPGRVATVLATGLVAAGHEVGAR
- a CDS encoding MFS transporter; translated protein: MSSTFRSLKNPNYRLWAGGALVSNVGTWMQRTAQDWIVLTQLTERNATAVGVVMALQFGPQLVLLPLTGFAADHLDQRKLLFATQSALGVLALGLGVLTITGLVRLWHVYGFALLLGGVAAFDAPARQTFVSELVGEADLPNAVALNSTSFNAARMLGPALAGVLISSVGSGWVFLLNAASFLGSIGALALLRVDELHRGGRAAQSRAGLAEGFVYVWKRPDLKAILLMLFLIGTFGLNFPIFISTMSVSVFHAGAGQFGLLTSIMAIGSVTGALLAARRVKPRLTLLLSGALVFGSGCALAALMPSYGLFGATLVLIGLSAQTFTTSTNSLVQLATEPNMRGRVVAILLAILLAIALGSTPLGAPIVGWVADHFSPRWALGVGASAGFAAALVGLAYLSRYRNLRVTRDAGRLRVRFDE
- a CDS encoding sensor histidine kinase, whose protein sequence is MAESGTDTSERRRLCDFIRENRPGILAEWEREVRDHPCSQGLSRPRLINHLPDLLERVSNMVETVHTGQHETLAGVPEVHALDRLEAGYDLEQVAHEYALLRACILRLYEAHAKSVGTGNLVATLAEVRRFNETFDEALSTAVSRYAQTRARTLAALDRISQAALGQGNVNDFLPRLLRVILESTESVDSVILLLREGNTLRVRAAVGVEEEVPADFSLQVGEGFTGKVAAEGRPLELHSAATDPLVKNPVVRARGVQALYGVPLSYEGQVIGVAKMGSLSASTFSNEDKLLFRVMVQRISSLLFQVRLQERDQVQTRLLDAILVQLPVGVVVVEAPSGRVLLGNAAFVRLWRHPVIYSSDVAGYREYRGFHADGRPFEPHEWPVARALKGEVVHDMEIGILRGDGTRGVTIQSSAPIRDAEGRIIAAVVTTVDITDRKAAEEQQRRMVEFRERFLGIVSHDLRNPLNAVLFSAKALMQSESVMKEQVKNVRRILGSTERMTRMITDLLDYTRGRLGGGIPITAEPVNLRHLCHHVLEELETSHPGCELRLEASGDFEGEWDPDRLAQMVGNLGKNALDYSPEDTPVNLVLHDEGDTVGLEVHNQGAPIPSDQLPHIFEPFRQATTDRRPPTSGLGLGLFIVEQIVHAHGGTITVHSTQAEGTTFSVKLPRRSPKSPTAIASTGASPCSK
- a CDS encoding SRPBCC family protein, producing MTVKKDASGHRSVQAEVEVPGTPEAVWRAIATGPGISAWFVPTELEERAGGTTVSHFAEDSSMDSVAKITTWEPPHRFVAEAPQEGPGPVATEWSVETRSGDTCVVRVVHRWFASTDDWDGQFEGHVHGWRAFFRLLRAYLAHFPGQRAASFQLMGITSGPKAVAWEALTRPLGLAGATVGTRVRAPEGVPALGGVVESSGPSEWPELLLRLDTPAPGLAHLFPLEMGGQVFLTVRYFLFGEQAPGAKAHAEASWRAWMARLFPPAAPPA